A stretch of the Streptomyces sp. NBC_01428 genome encodes the following:
- the arc gene encoding proteasome ATPase has product MAAHDDDMNRGIRPGRGSDDPAGQIAYLEQEIAVLRRKLADSPRHTRILEERIVELQTNLAGVSAQNERLANTLREARDQIVALKEEVDRLAQPPAGFGVFLVANEDGTADIFTGGRKLRVNVSPSVELPELRRGQEVMLNEALNVVEAMEYESVGDIVTLKEILEDGERALVVGHTDEERVVRLAEPLLDVTIRPGDALLLEPRSGYVYEIVPKSEVEELVLEEVPDIGYEQIGGLGGQIEMIRDAVELPYLYPDLFKEHELRPPKGVLLYGPPGCGKTLIAKAVANSLAKKVAEVTGQATGKSFFLNIKGPELLNKYVGETERQIRLVFQRAREKASEGTPVIVFFDEMESLFRTRGSGVSSDVENTIVPQLLAEIDGVEGLQNVVVIGASNREDMIDPAILRPGRLDVKIKIERPDAEAAKDIFQKYLTERLPLHPEDVGEHGGDRAATVHGMIQTAVEQMYAESEENRFLEVTYANGDKEVLYFKDFNSGAMIENIVGRAKKMAIKDFLEHSQKGLRVSHLLQACVDEFKENEDLPNTTNPDDWARISGKKGERIVYIRTLITGKQGADTGRSIDTVANTGQYL; this is encoded by the coding sequence GACCAACCTGGCCGGCGTGTCCGCGCAGAACGAACGGCTGGCGAACACGCTCCGTGAGGCCCGCGACCAGATCGTGGCCCTCAAGGAAGAGGTCGACCGGCTGGCGCAGCCTCCGGCAGGCTTCGGTGTCTTCCTCGTGGCGAACGAGGACGGCACGGCGGACATCTTCACCGGGGGCCGCAAGCTCCGGGTGAACGTCAGCCCCAGCGTGGAGCTCCCAGAGCTCCGGCGCGGCCAGGAAGTGATGCTGAACGAAGCTCTCAACGTGGTCGAGGCCATGGAATACGAGAGCGTGGGCGACATCGTCACCCTCAAGGAGATCCTCGAGGACGGCGAGCGAGCCCTGGTGGTGGGGCACACCGACGAGGAACGGGTGGTGCGGCTCGCCGAGCCGCTCCTGGACGTCACCATCCGTCCCGGCGACGCCCTCCTCCTGGAACCCCGATCCGGCTATGTCTACGAAATCGTTCCCAAGAGCGAGGTCGAGGAACTCGTCCTCGAAGAGGTCCCGGACATCGGCTACGAGCAGATCGGCGGTCTGGGCGGCCAGATCGAGATGATCCGCGACGCGGTCGAGCTCCCGTACCTCTACCCCGACCTCTTCAAGGAGCACGAACTGCGGCCGCCCAAGGGCGTCCTGCTGTACGGGCCCCCCGGATGCGGAAAGACGCTCATCGCCAAGGCCGTGGCCAACTCGCTGGCCAAGAAGGTCGCGGAAGTGACCGGACAGGCCACCGGCAAGAGCTTCTTCCTCAACATCAAGGGCCCCGAGCTCCTGAACAAGTACGTCGGCGAGACCGAGCGGCAGATCCGCCTCGTCTTCCAGCGTGCACGCGAGAAGGCCAGCGAGGGCACACCCGTCATCGTCTTCTTCGACGAGATGGAATCCCTCTTCCGCACCCGCGGATCCGGCGTCAGCTCGGACGTGGAGAACACCATCGTCCCGCAGCTGCTCGCCGAGATCGACGGCGTGGAGGGCCTGCAGAACGTCGTGGTCATCGGCGCCTCGAACCGCGAGGACATGATCGACCCCGCCATCCTGCGGCCCGGCCGGCTCGACGTGAAGATCAAGATCGAGCGTCCGGACGCCGAAGCGGCGAAGGACATCTTCCAGAAGTACCTCACCGAGCGTCTCCCCCTGCACCCCGAGGACGTCGGGGAGCACGGCGGCGACAGGGCGGCCACCGTCCACGGCATGATCCAGACCGCCGTGGAGCAGATGTACGCCGAATCGGAGGAGAACCGCTTCCTGGAGGTCACCTACGCCAACGGTGACAAGGAAGTCCTGTACTTCAAGGACTTCAATTCCGGCGCAATGATCGAGAACATCGTCGGCCGCGCCAAGAAGATGGCCATCAAGGACTTCTTGGAGCACAGCCAGAAGGGCCTTCGCGTCTCCCATCTCCTCCAGGCCTGCGTGGACGAGTTCAAGGAGAACGAGGACCTGCCGAACACCACCAACCCGGACGACTGGGCCAGGATCTCCGGAAAGAAGGGTGAACGGATCGTCTACATCCGTACGCTCATCACCGGAAAGCAGGGCGCGGACACCGGACGCTCCATCGACACGGTGGCCAACACCGGCCAGTACCTGTAA
- the dop gene encoding depupylase/deamidase Dop: MTVRRVMGIETEYGISVPGHPNANAMLTSSQIVNAYAAAMHRARRARWDFEEENPLRDARGFDLARETADSTQLTDEDIGLANVILTNGARLYVDHAHPEYSAPEVTNPRDAVLWDKAGERIMAEAAERAAQLPGAQPIHLYKNNTDNKGASYGTHENYLMKRETPFSDIVRHLTPFFVSRQVVTGAGRVGIGQDGHEHGFQLSQRADYFEVEVGLETTLKRPIINTRDEPHADAEKYRRLHVIIGDANLSEISTYLKLGTTALVLSMIEDGFIAVDLAVDQPVRTLHQVSHDPTLKHLVTLRSGRTLTAVQLQMEYFELSRKYVEERYGADADEQTKDVLLRWEDTLNRLENDPMSLSGELDWVAKKELMEGYRRRDDLDWDAAKLHLLDLQYADVRADKGLYNRLAARGRIKRLLDENEVERARTKPPEDTRAYFRGRCLEQYADDVAAASWDSVIFDLPGRDSLQRVPTLEPLRGTRNHVKELLDRCRTAEDLVKVLSGN; this comes from the coding sequence ATGACCGTACGGCGAGTAATGGGCATCGAGACGGAGTACGGAATCTCCGTCCCCGGTCACCCCAACGCCAATGCCATGCTCACCTCGTCCCAGATCGTCAACGCCTACGCGGCGGCGATGCACCGGGCGCGCCGCGCCCGCTGGGATTTCGAGGAGGAGAACCCGCTGCGGGACGCGCGAGGCTTCGACCTCGCCCGGGAGACCGCCGACTCCACCCAGCTCACCGACGAGGACATCGGCCTGGCCAATGTCATCCTCACCAACGGAGCACGGCTCTACGTCGACCACGCACACCCCGAGTACAGCGCCCCCGAGGTCACCAACCCGCGGGACGCGGTCCTGTGGGACAAGGCCGGCGAGCGCATCATGGCCGAGGCGGCCGAGCGCGCGGCCCAGCTCCCCGGCGCCCAGCCCATCCACCTGTACAAGAACAACACCGACAACAAGGGCGCCTCCTACGGCACGCACGAGAACTACCTGATGAAGCGGGAGACCCCCTTCTCGGACATCGTGCGCCACCTGACGCCGTTCTTCGTCTCGCGCCAGGTCGTCACCGGAGCGGGCCGCGTCGGCATCGGCCAGGACGGACACGAGCACGGCTTCCAGCTCAGCCAGCGTGCCGACTACTTCGAGGTCGAGGTGGGCCTGGAGACCACGCTCAAGCGCCCCATCATCAACACCCGCGACGAGCCGCACGCCGACGCCGAGAAGTACCGCCGCCTGCACGTGATCATCGGCGACGCCAACCTCTCCGAGATCTCGACGTACCTCAAGCTCGGCACCACGGCCCTCGTCCTCTCCATGATCGAGGACGGCTTCATCGCCGTCGACCTGGCCGTCGACCAGCCGGTCCGCACGCTCCACCAGGTCTCCCACGACCCGACCCTCAAGCACCTCGTCACGCTCCGCAGCGGGCGCACACTCACCGCGGTCCAGCTCCAGATGGAGTACTTCGAGCTGTCCCGCAAGTACGTCGAGGAACGCTACGGCGCGGACGCCGACGAACAGACCAAGGACGTCCTGCTGCGCTGGGAGGACACCCTGAACCGCCTGGAGAACGACCCGATGAGCCTCTCCGGAGAGCTCGACTGGGTCGCCAAGAAGGAGCTCATGGAGGGCTACCGGCGCCGCGACGACCTCGACTGGGACGCCGCCAAGCTGCACCTCCTCGACCTCCAGTACGCCGACGTACGGGCCGACAAGGGCCTCTACAACCGCCTCGCGGCCCGCGGCCGGATCAAGCGCCTGCTGGACGAGAACGAGGTCGAGCGGGCCCGTACGAAGCCGCCGGAGGACACGCGCGCGTACTTCCGCGGCCGCTGCCTGGAGCAGTACGCGGACGACGTCGCTGCGGCCTCCTGGGACTCGGTGATCTTCGATCTGCCGGGCCGGGACTCGCTCCAGCGCGTCCCAACCCTGGAGCCGCTTCGCGGAACGCGTAATCACGTCAAGGAGCTCCTGGACCGCTGTCGCACGGCGGAAGACCTGGTCAAGGTCCTTTCGGGCAACTGA
- a CDS encoding ubiquitin-like protein Pup — MATKDTGGGQQKATHSTEEVEEQAQDAQATDDLKERQEKLSDDVDSVLDEIDDVLEENAEDFVRSFVQKGGQ; from the coding sequence ATGGCGACCAAGGACACCGGCGGCGGACAGCAGAAGGCGACGCATTCCACCGAGGAGGTCGAGGAGCAGGCGCAGGACGCGCAGGCGACCGACGACCTCAAGGAACGCCAGGAGAAGCTGAGCGACGATGTCGACTCGGTTCTGGACGAAATCGATGATGTGCTCGAGGAGAATGCCGAGGATTTCGTGAGGTCCTTCGTTCAGAAGGGCGGGCAGTAA
- a CDS encoding endonuclease VII domain-containing protein produces the protein MVAEQRGICCICLTAPAEHVDHCHQTGRVRGVLCFSCNAALGQFKDRPDAIRRAATYLEGNAWKPTLVAPGVYRLPS, from the coding sequence ATGGTCGCGGAGCAGCGGGGAATCTGTTGCATCTGCCTTACTGCCCCTGCCGAGCATGTGGATCACTGCCATCAGACGGGTAGGGTCCGAGGCGTACTGTGCTTCAGCTGCAACGCCGCACTGGGGCAGTTCAAGGATCGGCCCGATGCCATCAGACGGGCTGCGACATACCTGGAAGGAAACGCGTGGAAGCCAACACTCGTAGCACCGGGCGTCTACCGGCTGCCTTCCTGA
- the prcB gene encoding proteasome subunit beta — MEANTRSTGRLPAAFLTPGSSSFMDFLSEQQPEMLPGKRQLPPVQGVIEAPHGTTIVAVTFAGGVVLAGDRRATMGNVIAQRDIEKVFPADEYSAVGIAGTAGLAVEMVKLFQLELEHFEKVEGAQLSLEGKANRLSTMIRSNLGMAMQGLAVVPLFAGYDVDRERGRIFSYDVTGGRSEEHGYAATGSGSIFARGAMKKLYAKGMTEDQATTLVVQALYDAADDDSATGGPDVARRIYPIVTVITEDGFRRLTDDESSEIARAILERRMEQPDGPRAALL, encoded by the coding sequence GTGGAAGCCAACACTCGTAGCACCGGGCGTCTACCGGCTGCCTTCCTGACGCCCGGGTCGTCGTCCTTCATGGACTTCCTCTCCGAGCAGCAGCCGGAGATGCTCCCCGGCAAGCGCCAGTTGCCGCCCGTCCAGGGCGTGATCGAGGCGCCGCACGGGACGACCATCGTCGCCGTCACGTTCGCGGGCGGTGTCGTCCTCGCCGGTGACCGGCGGGCCACGATGGGGAATGTCATCGCGCAGCGCGACATCGAGAAGGTCTTCCCGGCCGACGAGTACTCGGCGGTGGGCATCGCCGGTACGGCGGGTCTGGCCGTGGAGATGGTGAAGCTGTTCCAGCTGGAGCTGGAGCACTTCGAGAAGGTGGAGGGCGCGCAGCTCTCCCTGGAGGGCAAGGCGAACCGCCTGTCCACGATGATCCGTTCGAACCTCGGCATGGCCATGCAGGGTCTCGCGGTGGTTCCTCTCTTCGCGGGGTACGACGTGGACCGCGAGAGGGGCCGCATCTTCTCGTACGACGTCACCGGCGGTCGTTCCGAGGAGCACGGGTACGCGGCCACGGGCTCCGGCTCGATCTTCGCGCGCGGAGCCATGAAGAAGCTCTACGCCAAGGGTATGACGGAGGATCAGGCCACGACGCTGGTCGTCCAGGCCCTGTACGACGCCGCCGACGACGATTCGGCGACCGGTGGTCCCGACGTGGCCCGCAGGATCTACCCGATCGTCACCGTGATCACCGAGGACGGCTTCCGCCGGCTCACGGACGATGAGTCCTCCGAGATCGCCCGCGCGATTCTGGAGCGACGGATGGAGCAGCCCGACGGCCCGCGCGCCGCGCTGCTCTGA
- the prcA gene encoding proteasome subunit alpha — MSTPFYVSPQQAMADRAEYARKGIARGRSLVVLQYADGIVFVGENPSRALHKFSEIYDRIGFAAAGKYNEYENLRIGGVRYADLRGYTYDRDDVTARGLANVYAQTLGTIFSSAAEKPYEVELVVAEVGDTPEGDQIYRLPHDGSIVDEHGSVAVGGSSEQISTYLDTEHREGMSLAEALKLAVRSLSREANGGEREIPAERLEVAVLDRTRPQKRKFKRIVGRQLARLLEAGGAETATEAEDADDEE; from the coding sequence GTGTCGACTCCGTTCTATGTCTCACCCCAGCAGGCCATGGCGGACCGGGCGGAGTATGCCCGCAAGGGCATCGCCCGCGGCCGGAGCCTGGTCGTGCTGCAGTACGCCGACGGCATCGTGTTCGTCGGGGAGAACCCGTCCCGCGCGCTGCACAAGTTCAGCGAGATCTACGACCGGATCGGGTTCGCGGCCGCCGGCAAGTACAACGAGTACGAGAACCTCCGGATCGGTGGCGTGCGCTACGCCGACCTGCGGGGCTACACGTACGACCGCGACGACGTGACCGCCCGAGGTCTCGCCAACGTGTACGCCCAGACGCTGGGCACGATCTTCTCGTCGGCGGCGGAGAAGCCGTACGAGGTGGAGCTGGTGGTCGCCGAGGTCGGTGACACGCCCGAGGGCGACCAGATCTACCGGCTGCCGCACGACGGTTCGATCGTGGACGAGCACGGTTCGGTCGCCGTCGGTGGCAGTTCCGAGCAGATCAGCACCTATCTGGACACCGAGCACCGTGAGGGTATGTCGCTGGCGGAGGCGCTGAAGCTGGCCGTCCGCTCGCTGTCCCGCGAGGCCAACGGCGGTGAGCGGGAGATCCCCGCGGAGCGTCTGGAGGTCGCGGTCCTGGACCGTACGCGTCCGCAGAAGCGCAAGTTCAAGCGGATCGTGGGGCGTCAGCTGGCCCGTCTCCTGGAGGCCGGGGGAGCGGAGACCGCGACCGAGGCGGAGGACGCCGACGACGAGGAGTGA
- a CDS encoding LacI family DNA-binding transcriptional regulator — protein sequence MARGSTRPTSRDVAQAAGVSQAAVSLVLGDKWRGRVSETTAERVREAAQELGYRPNLAARNLRLGRTRTVLLVVPALTTEFFAGVYTGAARVAAEHGFGVVLYPSPEGIGPARDPFGSAQAALDGVIASSMAADALTAIRGDQLPLVMLDSDPDGSQGAATVNLDIKDGVRQVTDHLLALGHRRFLHLAADIPSWTFEVRARELAARLAEAPGTDLRTARAPISFEDALAAAHTALSDPAGPRPTAVICDDDKLAAGAYKAARRLGLRIPDDISVTGLDDLALAQALDPELTTVRLDAELFGEQGMKALLAVLDGRTPPEEDIPVHLVVRGSTAPPRPAPAQTRP from the coding sequence GTGGCACGAGGTAGTACGCGCCCCACGAGCAGGGACGTCGCCCAGGCCGCCGGGGTCTCCCAGGCCGCCGTCTCGCTGGTGCTCGGCGACAAATGGCGCGGCCGCGTCTCCGAGACCACCGCCGAACGGGTCCGAGAGGCGGCCCAGGAGCTCGGCTACCGGCCGAACCTCGCCGCCCGCAACCTCCGCCTCGGCCGCACCCGCACCGTCCTCCTGGTCGTCCCGGCACTCACCACGGAGTTCTTCGCCGGCGTCTACACCGGCGCCGCCCGGGTGGCCGCCGAACACGGCTTCGGCGTCGTCCTGTACCCGTCCCCCGAGGGCATCGGACCCGCCCGCGACCCCTTCGGCTCCGCCCAGGCCGCCCTGGACGGCGTCATCGCCTCCTCCATGGCCGCCGACGCCCTCACCGCCATCCGCGGCGACCAGCTCCCCCTCGTGATGCTCGACAGCGACCCGGACGGCAGCCAGGGCGCCGCCACCGTCAACCTCGACATCAAGGACGGCGTACGCCAGGTCACCGACCACCTCCTCGCCCTGGGCCACCGGCGCTTCCTGCACCTCGCCGCCGACATCCCCTCCTGGACCTTCGAGGTCCGCGCCCGCGAACTCGCCGCCCGACTTGCCGAGGCCCCCGGGACCGACCTGCGCACCGCCCGCGCCCCCATCTCCTTCGAGGACGCCCTGGCCGCCGCGCACACCGCCCTGTCCGACCCCGCCGGACCACGCCCCACCGCCGTCATCTGCGACGACGACAAACTGGCGGCGGGCGCCTACAAGGCCGCCCGGCGCCTCGGCCTGCGCATCCCGGACGACATCTCCGTCACCGGCCTCGACGACCTCGCCCTCGCCCAGGCACTCGACCCCGAACTCACGACCGTGCGCCTGGACGCCGAACTCTTCGGCGAACAGGGGATGAAGGCCCTCCTGGCCGTCCTGGACGGCCGCACACCCCCCGAGGAGGACATCCCGGTCCACCTCGTCGTACGGGGCTCCACGGCCCCGCCACGCCCCGCCCCGGCACAGACCAGGCCGTGA
- a CDS encoding MFS transporter: MAAGYLEILRARHAARLLVGTLVGRLPNATAAIAVVLFVRAEGGTYSLAGALAAVYGVANAVGQPLLGRLVDLYGQPRVQLPAALVSALGMAAFAFLGTDPVLLGCAAMAVAGLFTPPLEGGLRALWPSVLRKEEQVHTAYAMDAVAQEVMFTVGPLLVTLCAALWSPRAALLILGVIGVLGALSVVISPPSRAWRSAPREAHWLGALRSPGLLALLGAFLFVGIALGSITVAAVSYADDHGGDAVYGWLMAGIGLGALLGGVVYGARQWAGAPERRLRVLVALLAVCYLPLTLAPGPVAMTALATLAGVFLAPCIACAFVLVDRHAPVGTVTEAFSWLVTTFTVGASVGTGLAGPVVEWGGAARGFAVPGAAGAAALVVLLATGRVLAATGGGAVVAVSSENDPNRAVEPRFSSGDRA; encoded by the coding sequence ATGGCCGCGGGATACCTGGAGATCCTCAGGGCGAGGCATGCCGCCCGGCTCCTCGTCGGCACGCTCGTGGGGCGGCTGCCGAACGCCACCGCGGCCATCGCCGTCGTGCTGTTCGTGCGGGCCGAGGGCGGCACGTACAGCCTGGCCGGCGCGCTCGCCGCCGTGTACGGGGTGGCCAACGCGGTGGGGCAGCCGCTGCTCGGACGGCTCGTGGACCTCTACGGACAGCCCCGCGTGCAACTGCCCGCCGCGCTCGTCTCGGCCCTCGGGATGGCCGCCTTCGCCTTCCTCGGGACGGATCCGGTGCTGCTCGGCTGCGCCGCGATGGCCGTGGCGGGCCTGTTCACCCCGCCGCTGGAGGGCGGCCTGCGGGCGCTGTGGCCCTCCGTGCTGCGCAAGGAGGAGCAGGTGCACACCGCGTACGCGATGGACGCGGTGGCCCAGGAAGTCATGTTCACCGTCGGGCCGTTGCTCGTGACGCTGTGCGCGGCGCTCTGGTCCCCGCGGGCCGCACTCCTGATCCTCGGCGTGATCGGCGTCCTGGGCGCCCTCTCGGTGGTGATCTCGCCGCCCTCGCGCGCGTGGCGCTCGGCTCCGCGTGAGGCGCACTGGCTCGGCGCGCTGCGTTCTCCGGGGCTGCTGGCCCTGCTCGGCGCGTTCCTGTTCGTCGGGATCGCGCTCGGCTCGATCACCGTCGCCGCGGTGTCGTACGCCGACGACCACGGCGGGGACGCCGTGTACGGCTGGCTCATGGCGGGCATCGGGCTGGGCGCGCTGCTCGGGGGAGTGGTCTACGGGGCGCGGCAGTGGGCGGGGGCGCCGGAGCGGCGACTGCGGGTGCTGGTGGCCCTTCTGGCGGTGTGTTACCTCCCGCTGACGCTCGCGCCCGGTCCGGTCGCGATGACCGCCCTCGCCACGCTCGCCGGTGTGTTCCTGGCGCCGTGCATCGCGTGCGCCTTCGTGCTGGTGGACCGGCACGCTCCGGTGGGCACGGTGACGGAGGCGTTCTCCTGGCTCGTGACGACGTTCACCGTGGGCGCGTCGGTCGGGACGGGCCTCGCGGGGCCCGTGGTGGAGTGGGGCGGGGCGGCCCGTGGTTTCGCCGTCCCGGGGGCCGCGGGTGCCGCCGCGCTGGTGGTTCTGCTGGCCACGGGGCGGGTCCTCGCAGCTACCGGCGGGGGCGCGGTTGTTGCGGTCTCATCGGAAAATGATCCAAACCGTGCCGTCGAACCCCGTTTCAGCTCAGGGGATCGGGCGTAA
- the pafA gene encoding Pup--protein ligase — MDRRIFGLENEYGVTCTFRGQRRLSPDEVARYLFRRVVSWGRSSNVFLRNGARLYLDVGSHPEYATPECDNVTELVTHDKAGERILEGLLVDAERRLHEEGIAGDVYLFKNNTDSAGNSYGCHENYLVARHGEFSRLADILIPFLVTRQLLCGAGKVLQTPRGAVYCVSQRAEHIWEGVSSATTRSRPIINTRDEPHADAERYRRLHVIVGDSNMSETTMLLKVGATDLVLRMIEAGTVMRDLTLENPIRAIREVSHDITGRRKVRLASGREASALEVQREYYEKAVDFVDRRGIRTGTVEQVLELWGRVLDSIEAEDLDRIGTEIDWVMKYQLIERYRAKHNMTMSHPRVAQIDLAYHDIHRRRGLYYLLERKGQAARICNDLKIFEGKSVPPQTTRARLRGDFIRRAQEQRRDFTVDWVHLKLNDQAQRTVLCKDPFRSVDDRVEKLIAGM, encoded by the coding sequence ATGGACCGCCGCATTTTCGGGCTGGAGAACGAGTACGGCGTCACGTGTACGTTCAGGGGACAGCGGCGCCTGTCTCCCGACGAGGTGGCGCGGTACCTCTTCCGCCGTGTCGTGTCATGGGGCCGCAGCAGCAATGTCTTTCTGCGGAACGGCGCTCGCCTCTATCTCGACGTGGGATCACATCCGGAATACGCAACACCGGAATGTGACAACGTGACGGAACTCGTCACCCACGACAAGGCCGGCGAGCGCATTCTCGAAGGACTCCTGGTGGACGCCGAACGACGCCTGCACGAGGAAGGAATCGCGGGCGACGTCTACCTGTTCAAGAACAACACCGACTCGGCGGGCAACTCCTATGGTTGTCACGAGAACTATCTGGTGGCCCGGCACGGGGAGTTCTCCCGGCTCGCGGACATCCTCATTCCGTTCCTCGTGACGAGGCAGTTGCTGTGCGGTGCCGGCAAGGTGCTGCAGACGCCGCGGGGCGCCGTCTACTGCGTGAGTCAGCGGGCCGAGCACATCTGGGAGGGCGTCAGCTCCGCGACGACCCGCTCCCGGCCCATCATCAACACCCGCGACGAGCCGCACGCGGACGCCGAGCGCTACCGCCGGCTGCACGTCATCGTCGGCGACTCGAACATGTCCGAGACGACCATGCTCCTCAAGGTCGGTGCCACCGACCTCGTGCTGCGCATGATCGAGGCGGGCACCGTCATGCGCGACCTCACCCTGGAGAACCCCATTCGGGCGATCCGCGAGGTGAGCCACGACATCACCGGCCGCCGCAAGGTGCGGCTCGCCAGCGGCCGCGAGGCCTCCGCGCTCGAGGTGCAGCGCGAGTACTACGAGAAGGCCGTGGACTTCGTCGACCGCCGCGGTATCCGCACCGGCACCGTCGAACAGGTCCTCGAACTGTGGGGCCGTGTGCTCGACTCGATCGAGGCCGAGGACCTCGACCGGATCGGCACCGAGATCGACTGGGTCATGAAGTACCAGCTCATCGAGCGGTACCGGGCCAAGCACAACATGACCATGTCCCACCCGCGGGTCGCGCAGATAGACCTCGCCTACCACGACATCCACCGCCGTCGTGGCCTCTACTACCTGCTGGAGAGGAAGGGGCAAGCCGCGCGGATCTGCAACGACTTGAAGATCTTCGAAGGCAAGTCGGTGCCGCCGCAGACCACTCGCGCGCGGTTGCGCGGTGACTTCATCCGCCGGGCCCAGGAGCAGCGACGGGACTTCACCGTCGACTGGGTCCATCTGAAGCTCAACGACCAGGCACAGCGCACCGTGTTGTGCAAGGACCCCTTCCGATCCGTGGACGACCGGGTGGAGAAGCTCATCGCCGGAATGTGA
- a CDS encoding FKBP-type peptidyl-prolyl cis-trans isomerase, protein MRRRSLLIAVPAGLVTLAGCGDDDKSDTAKSSSSPSPSASASAPPPPKIVDGPLPAITAGTKFGEKPTVAKGSGDPSKDLAVKTVIAGGGKTVAENDYIQANYLGQVWSTAKVFDNSYDRKTPLVIQLAQGGIIDGWRYGLVGKKAGSRVEMSVPPTWGYGTQGNAQAGIKGTDTLVFVVDIENTFNSKSSAKGKDVPQSDAALPKVGTNTDGKAPSIDVPKADAPTKLVAEYVIEGDGETVAADSSVLVQYKGVLWDGGKEFDSTYSRGQLTSFSLQQVVKGWAQGLTGKKVGSRVLIVIPPKLGYGDKPPAGSGIKKDSTLVFSVDILAKM, encoded by the coding sequence GTGCGCCGACGCTCACTCCTCATCGCCGTTCCCGCCGGACTGGTCACACTCGCCGGATGCGGTGACGACGACAAGTCCGACACGGCCAAGTCCAGCAGCAGTCCGTCACCTTCGGCCTCCGCGTCGGCTCCGCCCCCGCCGAAGATCGTCGACGGACCGCTGCCGGCGATCACGGCCGGCACGAAGTTCGGGGAGAAGCCGACCGTCGCGAAGGGGTCCGGGGACCCCTCGAAGGACCTCGCGGTCAAGACGGTCATCGCGGGCGGCGGGAAGACGGTCGCGGAGAACGACTACATCCAGGCCAACTACCTCGGCCAGGTGTGGTCCACGGCGAAGGTCTTCGACAACTCCTACGACCGCAAGACGCCGCTGGTCATCCAGCTCGCGCAGGGCGGCATCATCGACGGCTGGCGCTACGGCCTGGTGGGCAAGAAGGCCGGCAGCCGCGTCGAGATGTCCGTCCCGCCGACCTGGGGCTACGGCACGCAGGGCAACGCGCAGGCGGGCATCAAGGGCACCGACACGCTGGTGTTCGTCGTCGACATCGAGAACACGTTCAACTCGAAGAGCTCCGCCAAGGGCAAGGACGTCCCGCAGAGCGACGCCGCGCTGCCCAAGGTCGGGACCAACACCGACGGCAAGGCCCCCTCCATCGATGTCCCGAAGGCGGACGCGCCGACCAAGCTCGTCGCGGAGTACGTCATCGAGGGCGACGGCGAGACGGTCGCGGCCGACAGCAGCGTCCTCGTACAGTACAAGGGCGTGCTGTGGGACGGCGGCAAGGAGTTCGACTCCACGTACAGCCGCGGACAGTTGACGTCGTTCTCGCTCCAGCAGGTCGTCAAGGGCTGGGCGCAGGGCCTCACCGGCAAGAAGGTCGGCAGCCGCGTCCTCATCGTCATCCCGCCGAAGCTGGGTTACGGGGACAAGCCGCCGGCCGGCAGCGGCAT